One region of Niallia sp. Man26 genomic DNA includes:
- a CDS encoding gamma-type small acid-soluble spore protein, with protein MAKKAGSTQTGTNIQEVKQQNASVTSGQQFGTEFASETDVQEVKRQNAQAEQNKSKNS; from the coding sequence ATGGCTAAAAAAGCAGGTAGCACACAAACTGGTACTAACATCCAAGAAGTAAAACAACAAAACGCTTCAGTAACTTCTGGTCAACAATTCGGTACAGAATTCGCTAGCGAAACTGACGTACAAGAAGTAAAAAGACAAAACGCTCAAGCAGAGCAAAACAAATCTAAAAACTCATAA